Proteins encoded in a region of the Balaenoptera musculus isolate JJ_BM4_2016_0621 chromosome 5, mBalMus1.pri.v3, whole genome shotgun sequence genome:
- the LOC118895718 gene encoding transcriptional enhancer factor TEF-1-like, protein MERMSDSAGKPIDNDAEGVWSPDIEQSFQEALAIYPPCGRRKIILSDEGKMYGRNELIARYIRLRTGKTRTRKQVSSHIQVLARRKPCDFHSKLKDQTAKDKALQHMAAMSSAQIESATAIHSQLGLPGIPRPTFPGAPGFWPGMIQTGQPGSSQDVKPFVQQAYPIQPAVTAPIPGFEPASAPAPSVPAWQGRSIGTTKLRLVEFSAFLERRRDPDWYNKHLFVHIGHANHYYSDPLLESVDIRQIYDKFPEKKAGLKELFGKGPQNAFFLIKFWADLNFSIQDDVGAFYGVTSQYESSENMTVTCSTKVCSFGKQAVEKVETEYASFENGRFVYRISRSPTCEYMISFIHKLKHLPEKYMMNSVLENFTILLVVTNRDTHETLLCMACVFEVSNSEHGAQHHIYRLVKD, encoded by the exons ATGGAAAGGATGAGTGACTCTGCAGGTAAGCCCATTGACAATGATGCAGAAGGGGTCTGGAGCCCCGACATTGAGCAGAGCTTTCAGGAAGCCTTGGCTATCTATCCACCATGTGGGAGGAGGAAAATCATCTTATCAGATGAAGGCAAGATGTATGGTAGGAATGAATTGATAGCCAGATACATCAGACTCAGGACTGGGAAGACGAGGACCAGAAAACAG GTGTCTAGTCACATTCAGGTTCTTGCCAGAAGGAAACCTTGTGATTTTCATTCCAAGCTAAAGGATCAGACTGCAAAGGATAAGGCCCTGCAGCACATGGCCGCCATGTCGTCAGCCCAGATCGAATCAGCCACTGCCATTCACAGCCAGCTGGGGCTGCCAGGGATTCCACGCCCCACCTTCCCAGGGGCGCCGGGGTTCTGGCCGGGAATGATACAGACAGGACAGCCTGGATCCTCACAAGACGTCAAGCCCTTCGTGCAGCAGGCCTACCCCATCCAGCCAGCGGTCACAGCCCCCATTCCAGGGTTTGAGCCTGCGTCAGCCCCAGCTCCCTCGGTCCCGGCCTGGCAGGGCCGCTCCATTGGCACAACCAAACTCCGCCTGGTGGAGTTCTCAGCTTTCCTCGAACGGCGGCGAGACCCAGACTGGTACAACAAACACCTCTTCGTGCACATTGGGCATGCCAACCATTATTACAGTGACCCATTGCTCGAATCAGTGGACATTCGTCAGATTTATGACAAATTTCCTGAAAAGAAAGCTGGCTTAAAGGAATTGTTTGGAAAGGGCCCTCAAAATGCCTTCTTCCTCATAAAATTCTGGGCTGATTTAAACTTCAGTATTCAAGATGATGTCGGGGCTTTTTATGGCGTGACCAGTCAGTATGAGAGTTCTGAGAATATGACAGTCACCTGTTCCACCAAAGTTTGCTCCTTTGGGAAGCAAGCGGTAGAAAAAGTAGAGACGGAATATGCAAGTTTTGAGAATGGCCGATTTGTATACCGAATAAGCCGGTCCCCGACGTGTGAATATATGATCAGTTTCATCCACAAGCTCAAACACTTACCAGAGAAATATATGATGAACAGTGTTTTGGAAAACTTCACAATTTTGTTGGTGGTAACAAACAGGGATACACACGAAACTCTCCTGTGCATGGCCTGTGTATTTGAAGTTTCAAATAGTGAACATGGAGCACAGCATCATATTTACAGGCTTGTAAAGGACTAA